One stretch of Podospora bellae-mahoneyi strain CBS 112042 chromosome 2, whole genome shotgun sequence DNA includes these proteins:
- the STE7 gene encoding MAP kinase kinase (MEK) (COG:T; EggNog:ENOG503NXES) has translation MADAFAPRSMKRKNVKGLALTPAAPKPPPTAENARPKGEDEQLEIGIEFNLDLKPEDLEIIKDLGAGNGGTVSKVKHIPTNTVMARKIIHVEAKKEMRKRIVLELQIMRGCHSDYIVTFYGAFLNENNDVIMCMEYMDVGSLDRVSRVFGPVRVDVLGKIAEATLGGLTYLYSKHHIMHRDIKPSNILVNSRGSIKLCDFGVSGELINSIADTFVGTSTYMAPERIQGEKYTVKSDVWSFGLSIMELAIGKFPFAAADQLSDAESAPAGILDLLQQIVHEPAPRLPKSDAFPQILDDMIQKCLYKEPERRPTPQELFDRDPFVQAAKRTPVDLREWACGLMVRDNRKSHLAPQLSPAIQDLLRSSDSPSYPAQNEGGVQQTPTSAYRHDPRHAAAADQSALAAQVERMYIRDWDRE, from the exons ATGGCTGACGCATTCGCCCCGCGCTCTATGAAGCGCAAGAACGTCAAGGGTCTTGCTCTGACACCTGCCGCCCCTAAGCCTCCCCCGACCGCCGAGAATGCTCGCCCAAAGGGGGAAGACGAACAGCTAGAAATTGGTATCGAGTTCAACTTGGACTTGAAGCCTGAAGACCTGGAGATCATCAAGGATCTTGGAGCTGGCAATGGTGGAACCGTCAGCAAAGTCAAGCATATCCCGACCAACACAGTGATGGCCCGCAAG ATCATTCATGTCGAGGCTAAGAAGGAGATGCGGAAGCGCATAGTTCTTGAGCTTCAGATTATGCGTGGCTGCCATTCCGACTACATTGTGACCTTCTACGGCGCTTTCCTGAACGAGAACAACGATGTGATCATGTGCATGGAGTACATGGATGTCGG CTCTCTGGACCGGGTATCACGAGTATTCGGTCCCGTCCGTGTGGATGTTCTGGGCAAGATCGCCGAGGCGACTCTTGGAGGTCTTACATACCTCTACTCAAAACACCACATCATGCACCGCGACATCAAGCCCTCCAACATCCTCGTCAACTCGCGAGGATCCATTAAGCTCTGCGATTTTGGCGTATCCGGTGAGCTCATCAACTCGATCGCTGACACCTTTGTCGGTACGTCAACATACATGGCCCCTGAAAGAATTCAGGGTGAGAAGTATACGGTCAAGTCAGATGTGTGGAGTTTCGGCTTGTCCATCATGGAACTGGCTATTGGAAAGTTCCCATTCGCCGCAGCGGACCAACTCTCTGATGCCGAGAGCGCCCCTGCCGGTATTCTTGACCTGCTTCAGCAGATTGTACACGAGCCCGCGCCCAGGCTACCCAAGAGCGACGCCTTCCCTCAGATTCTTGATGATATGATTCAGAAGTGTCTGTACAAGGAACCCGAGCGCCGACCAACCCCTCAAGAGCTTTTT GACCGCGATCCTTTTGTACAAGCAGCCAAGAGAACACCTGTGGATCTGAGAGAATGGGCCTGCGGTCTTATGGTTAGGGACAACCGCAAGTCCCATCTGGCACCGCAGCTCTCTCCAGCTATCCAGGATCTCCTGCGCTCCAGTGATTCGCCATCGTACCCAGCACAGAATGAGGGGGGAGTTCAGCAAACACCCACTTCAG CGTACCGACACGACCCCCGCCACGCAGCGGCAGCGGATCAATCAGCCTTGGCCGCGCAGGTGGAGCGAATGTACATCCGGGACTGGGACCGCGAGTAG
- the SPT6 gene encoding Transcription elongation factor spt6 (COG:K; BUSCO:EOG09260492; EggNog:ENOG503NUPH) — protein MSNDLRNLIDGEAELDDEDDDASFDEEAGEGRRDKPLIDDSSEEEDDDDDEEEARRIREGFIVDEDEEEEEDEDVEERRNRKRRRRAEREEEQLDEEDLDLIGEANPDWGRKAQPQQNKFKRLKRGHRDEDRGSERRGLAEIFSDDDEEMADDRAYGRQSHRQADEFDDFIEEDYPEDDEERIQRQEDMEVARPRDKGLTVDTTGLDKEALDDMEAIFGNGEDYDWALQMEEEEEEREREEQQIELKDVFEPSQLKEKLLTDEDNEIRVNDDPERFQLDRKPFQHQQTSAEGFKEEARWITNLILPHKRLSSDLHGPLTKAVCQVLEFFVIDAYEVPFVFQQRRDYLIHAKKSRNLDRDDPDAPAFNIDAEKLLNQDDLWRILELDIKFRSLVEKRTVLEKSYNSLKEKLNIQDDIIESMTRAAETTEELQDLQDYFNFRYSAEIKQAAVMAAQEEGHQTEQLKRPGTKTALFERIRKSKAYEFVQALGISPDQLARNALQDGRRVSSDDNPQDPISLADSLVDNFFYTAEQVTNAARQMYAEELFVSPRMRKFFRKNYYGTGIVNCRRTEKGLRKIDESHPYYEIKYLVNYSIMDFVDRPEVFLKMMKAEEEGLVEIRVELSNERSFRKNLYQDFVSDNFSSLADAWNGEREKVLDMAINRLHKVIEKGVKESIRTACQERLLQACREEYSKRLDQAPIKPKGMVLGTVPRVLVLTNGMGDPGRDPIYWACMDEHGKVNEYGTFNNLARDENQREEFASLCVRKEFDMVGICGFSADTQRLIKDVEGLISDKGLMGPPYPDPKTDESRVDLLDVVVVNDEVARLYKDSPRGVTDHPTLNPLTRYCIALARYMQNPLKEYAALGKDVISLSIHPYQQYLPQDKLLKQLETAMVDMVNLIGVEINEAMKDPYTANLLPYIAGLGPRKAQLLIKGINANGGVVNARDELVGDFSRHKIPVLGPRVWNNAASFLYIEYDSTHPDSDPLDNTRIHPEDYDLARKVAADALGLDEEDVKAETDLNGPAAIVRKLFNDDVQEKVNELILEEYAEQLEREYSQRKRATLEAIRAELQVPFEELRKNFVTLTGDQIFTMFTGETRESLCEGMIVPVNVRVVKDDFAIVKLDCGIEGRIEAHETSHRHSVKDVLSVGQTVQAKLIDVNRKDMTCKLTMREEEMRRPYRKNYDHGRDQWDYRLEDADREELREKDRVTGRTQRVIKHPLFKPFNSTQAEEYLGGQPPGEVVIRPSSKGNDHLTITWKVADGVHQHIDVLELQKDNEFSVGKVLKVGSKYTYTDLDELIVDHVKAMAKKVDELMQHEKFQKGSRADLEKWLTTYIDANPTRSTYAFCIDKKHPGYFHLCFKASKNSKVNGWVVRVVPHAYELMKNAYPDMRALTNGFKLRYQSEMLKMQQGGGGGGGQRR, from the exons ATGAGCAACGACTTGCGCAACCTGATTGATGGCGAGGCCGAGctcgatgacgaggatgatgatgcctcctttgatgaggaggccggcgagggcCGTAGGGACAAGCCCTTAATCGATGATTccagcgaggaagaagatgatgacgatgatgaggaagaagctaGAAGA ATTCGAGAAGGCTTCATTgtcgatgaggacgaggaggaagaggaggacgaagatgtCGAAGAGCGACGCAACAGAAAGAGGCGTCGGAGAGccgaaagagaagaagagcaactCGACGAAGAAGATCTCGATCTCATCGGTGAAGCAAACCCAGACTGGGGACGCAAGGCACAGCCCCAG CAAAACAAGTTCAAGCGGCTGAAGCGCGGCCATCGCGATGAGGATCGTGGCTCCGAACGCCGCGGCCTGGCCGAGATCTTTtccgacgatgacgaagaaaTGGCCGACGACCGAGCCTATGGCCGCCAGAGCCACCGCCAAGCCGACGAGTTTGATGACTTCATCGAGGAAGACTACcccgaagatgatgaggagcgCATCCAACGCCAGGAGGATATGGAAGTTGCCCGGCCGAGAGATAAGGGTCTCACCGTCGATACGACTGGTCTGGATAAGGAGGCGCTTGACGACATGGAAGCTATTTTCGGAAATGGCGAAGACTACGACTGGGCTCTGCagatggaggaagaagaggaggagcgcgAACGTGAAGAGCAGCAGATCGAGCTCAAGGATGTTTTTGAGCCGTCGCAactcaaggagaagctcctTACCGACGAGGACAACGAGATTCGCGTCAACGACGACCCAGAGCGTTTCCAACTGGATCGCAAGCCTTTCCAACATCAGCAAACTTCGGCCGAAGGgttcaaggaggaggccagaTGGATTACCAACCTCATCTTGCCACACAAGCGCCTTTCAAGTGATCTTCACGGGCCTTTGACTAAGGCTGTGTGCCAGGTACTCGAGTTCTTCGTCATCGACGCCTATGAAGTGCCCTTTGTTTTTCAGCAACGCCGAGACTACCTCATTCATGCCAAGAAGTCACGAAACTTGGATCGTGATGATCCGGATGCTCCCGCATTCAACATTGATGCCGAAAAGTTGCTTAACCAGGATGATCTCTGGCGCATTCTTGAGCTGGATATCAAGTTCCGGTCCCTGGTTGAGAAGAGAACAGTGCTCGAGAAATCATACAACAGCTTGAAAGAGAAGCTCAACATCCAGGACGACATCATCGAAAGCATGACTCGTGCGGCCGAAACGACAGAAGAGTTGCAGGATCTACAGGATTACTTCAACTTCCGGTACTCTGCCGAAATCAAGCAGGCTGCTGTCATGGCCGCTCAGGAGGAGGGTCACCAGACCGAACAGCTCAAGCGTCCGGGCACCAAGACAGCCCTCTTTGAGCGCATCAGGAAGTCCAAGGCCTACGAGTTCGTGCAGGCACTCGGCATCTCGCCTGATCAACTTGCCAGAAACGCGCTACAAGACGGAAGGAGGGTTTCATCTGATGACAATCCCCAGGACCCCATCTCGCTCGCGGATAGCTTAGTGGACAACTTTTTCTACACGGCCGAACAGGTCACCAACGCGGCCCGCCAGATGTACGCAGAAGAGCTCTTCGTCAGCCCTCGGATGCGCAAATTCTTCCGTAAAAACTACTACGGCACTGGCATTGTGAACTGCCGTCGCACAGAAAAAGGTCTCAGGAAGATCGACGAGTCTCATCCGTATTACGAGATCAAATATCTTGTCAACTACAGCATCATGGATTTCGTGGATCGGCCCGAGGTGTtcttgaagatgatgaaggcagaagaagaaggcctgGTGGAAATTCGCGTCGAGCTCAGCAACGAGCGTAGCTTTAGGAAGAATCTTTACCAAGATTTCGTATCCGACAACTTCAGCTCGCTGGCTGATGCGTGGAatggggagagagaaaaagtgCTCGACATGGCCATTAACCGTCTCCACAAGGTGATTGAGAAGGGTGTCAAGGAATCCATACGGACTGCGTGCCAGGAACGGCTTCTCCAAGCCTGCCGTGAGGAGTATTCTAAGCGTCTCGATCAAGCCCCGATCAAGCCCAAGGGCATGGTTCTCGGCACAGTACCTCGAGTGCTTGTTCTCACCAACGGCATGGGTGACCCCGGCCGCGACCCTATCTACTGGGCGTGTATGGACGAGCATGGCAAGGTGAATGAGTACGGCACCTTTAACAACCTGGCTCGGGATGAGAACCAACGCGAGGAGTTTGCTTCGCTTTGCGTACGGAAGGAGTTTGACATGGTCGGTATTTGTGGCTTTTCGGCAGACACACAACGGCTCATCAAAGACGTCGAGGGCCTCATCAGCGACAAGGGTCTTATGGGCCCTCCCTACCCTGACCCGAAAACTGACGAGAGTCGTGTCGATCTCTTggatgttgtcgtcgtcaacgATGAGGTTGCGCGCCTGTACAAGGACAGCCCCCGGGGCGTCACAGACCACCCCACGTTGAATCCTCTTACTCGCTACTGTATCGCTTTGGCTCGGTACATGCAAAATCCGCTGAAGGAATATGCCGCTCTGGGCAAGGATGTGATCTCGTTGTCGATCCACCCATACCAGCAATATCTCCCGCAAgacaagctcctcaagcaGTTGGAGACGGCGATGGTTGATATGGTCAACCTTATCGGTGTTGAAATCAACGAAGCTATGAAGGATCCATATACCGCAAACTTGCTTCCCTATATCGCTGGTCTTGGCCCTCGCAAGGCGCAGCTTTTGATCAAGGGAATCAATGCCAACGGCGGTGTCGTCAATGCTCGTGACGAACTGGTTGGTGATTTCTCTCGCCACAAGATCCCAGTGCTGGGCCCAAGAGTGTGGAACAATGCCGCAAGCTTCCTCTACATCGAATACGACTCTACCCATCCTGACTCGGATCCACTGGATAACACACGTATCCATCCCGAGGACTACGACCTGGCTCGCAAGGTCGCCGCCGATGCCTTGGGTCTCGACGAAGAGGATGTCAAGGCCGAGACGGACCTTAATGGACCAGCCGCTATTGTTCGCAAACTCTTCAATGATGATGTCCAAGAAAAGGTGAATGAGCTGATCCTCGAGGAGTACGCCGAGCAGTTGGAGCGCGAGTACTCGCAACGGAAGCGCGCCACGCTTGAGGCTATCAGGGCAGAGCTGCAAGTGCCGTTTGAAGAGCTTCGCAAGAACTTTGTAACTCTTACTGGCGACCAGATCTTCACCATGTTCACCGGTGAGACAAGGGAGTCGCTTTGCGAGGGTATGATTGTGCCAGTCAATGTCCGCGTTGTGAAGGACGACTTCGCTATCGTCAAGCTCGACTGCGGCATCGAAGGCAGAATTGAGGCTCATGAAACCTCGCACCGCCACTCCGTCAAGGATGTTTTGAGCGTGGGCCAGACGGTTCAAGCCAAGCTCATCGATGTCAACCGCAAGGACATGACCTGCAAGCTCACCATGCGGGAAGAGGAGATGCGCAGACCTTATCGCAAGAACTATGATCACGGCCGGGATCAATGGGATTATAGACTGGAAGATGCCGACCGTGAGGAGCTGCGCGAGAAGGACAGGGTGACGGGACGCACTCAGAGGGTCATCAAGCACCCGCTTTTCAAGCCTTTCAACAGCACCCAGGCCGAGGAATATCTCGGCGGGCAACCCCCCGGAGAGGTTGTCATTCGGCCATCGTCCAAGGGTAATGACCACCTTACCATCACGTGGAAGGTGGCCGACGGTGTCCACCAGCATATTGACGTGCTGGAGCTCCAAAAGGACAATGAGTTCTCTGTGGGCAAGGTCCTCAAGGTCGGGAGCAAGTACACATATACCGATCTGGACGAGTTGATTGTCGACCACGTCAAGGCCATGGCGAAGAAGGTCGATGAGCTGATGCAGCATGAGAAGTTCCAGAAGGGATCGCGTGCCGATCTTG